A segment of the Pseudoliparis swirei isolate HS2019 ecotype Mariana Trench chromosome 4, NWPU_hadal_v1, whole genome shotgun sequence genome:
AATAAGGCGTGGCTCTGTCAACAAGACAACACTGGCGTCTTTGTTCTAGCACCACATCTGATCTCTGAGAGATGGGGAGActgacacctgtctgtctgtctgtctgtgtgtctgtctgtgtgtctgtctgtgtgtctgtctgtgtgtctgtctgtatgtctgtctgtctatcgtGGCCGGAAGAAGCTTTTCTTATTTGTATTATGTTGCATAGTTTTCTACTTGTATGTGTATATTACACCATGTATCGAGTGCCTGGAGTCTCTTAATATATTTTAGTTTACTTTCAGATAATTTCTCCAAGTGTTTTTGTGTTCGGGTCAGAATCCTGCTTTATGGGTAAAATTGCAAACATTCCCAAAACAGTTAGTTTGCTTGCATTCTGGGTGTTGTTGAGAGAGCACCTAGATGTGaccagacacaaggacacaccagCGTGAGGTATCGCAACATGCACATTGCTAAGTAGAAGTTCTGTCAGTGTCGCAGAAAGTTTACACAATATAATAACACTTATTttacacatgtgtgtgaacattgtatttcttttcttcctgaAGGCTGGGAAAGAGAAGGATGGGGcatggaagaagaagacgaagaagaatgGGCTGATCGAAAGAGAGAGGCCAGCTGGCAGGGAGTCCCCTCAGCAGGTAGACAGCCGCATGAATCCAACACATGAATAATAGGCATGACACTGCCACGGCTGCAGCATGTGTCACTGACATCCTTCTGTAAAAACACCTTTCTGTGCATGCACCTCAAGGCTGTCATTAATAATGAATTCAACATATGCTTGTCGACAAATCCCTCGTCCGAAGTCTATCTTTGTAGCTAGAGATCATTCTTTCTAATCTCCAGACAAAACACTGCGGTActaaaatatttaaagaaattgaaTCTCTAAATTTCAGTTCCGTCGTTGATTGGTGACCAGGAGTATAACTGTCATCTGTTATTTAGTCTGTGCATTGTTAAAGTGCTGCACTTCTTTTCGGCCGGTGTGCATCAGTAGGCTGGCTGCTGGAGGTACAATAGGCAGACACACAGCAGCTCATTTACTGGGTTGCAGAAACATGACACCCTGCACTTCTTTTTCACTGGTTGTTCCCAGCCTCCTGTTTCCAGCAGTAATACTGGAAATACCTGATCAACTTTATATactcagcacaaacacacaaccatgTGATGCCGTTCAAAGTGAGCATTCGAGCGCATAAACGAAAAAACCAATGCACAGACTCGCAGTAGACGGTAGAAGTCGGCCTCAGGGAAGGGTGGCTGCAGAAACCTGACCGGTGTGATTCTGTCTCCCTCAGCACCTCAGAGACATGACCAATGGGGCTCCAGAAAGCACGCAGGAGAATCATGGGCCCAAAGTGTACGGCGTGGTGCAGAGGACGGGTTCGGACAGACAGCAGGAGGTGATGGCGCGAGAGTGGACGGTCAATCACCTTCAGGACGAGATGAAGTACATCAGGGAGGTGAGTGGAAACTAACAGATCAacacattatctatgcaaggcTGTGTGGGATGGAGCGTGGGTGATATCTGTATGTTTTGTGTCTCCAGGTGAGAGATTCTTTGGAGAAGGTGAGAGAGCGGATGTACGGGCAGTTCGGCGGAATGCAGCAATCAATGCAAAAGCTTTCACAGGATATTAAGGTAATACATTATGTAACACTGTGAGACTGCTCCGAACTGCAGTCTGTGAATCTGTGAATACATGGAAAAATGCAAtgtgccttgtgtgtgtgtgtgtgtgtgtgcagaatgcCAATTCACAGCAGAGGAGTCTGGAGTCAGAGGTGAGGATCCGGACCACAGCCATGGAAAGCTTCGATCAGATGAACAGCTCCCTTTTATCAGCTAACATCGGCCTGCAGGTAACAAATCAATATCACTGATTCTGTGAGACCGACTTCATGACAGCTGCACGCCATCAAAGAAAGGGCCGGCTTGATAAGTAAAAGAAGCTTCCTTTGCAGAAATCTCTTCTGGAAAACTGTCAGAAAAGAGTGGACACGAGAGACGAGGTGAAAAGTTTGCGGAGCACCTGTGAGAAAACACAAGAACAGCTcagagacaaggagaaagagcTGGAAGCCACGCAGATTGAAAACCAGACTCTGAGACTGCAGGTGATTACATCTCTTCGTCCTCATTCACATAAACCCTCATGAATCCAATAAAAAGCAACTCATTGAAATAAAAGAACTCATACATTATCTGGGTTAAACTCAAAGAACTGATAGCACCTACTACTTTTAAATATCAAATCAGGTCACCcttgaaaaagagatttttaatctcaatgggtttcacctggttaaataaaggtttaataataataatacaaatccaCACAACTCAATACATTACAGTAAACACACCTGTACTGGCACATTCCAATAGACAGCAAACAACCCCAATTTCAAAGATTTAAGACACACAGTCTGAGAATCAGCAGATAAAGCAGTACGTGGTGATCCAGCAAATTTGCCAACAGATCAGCTCACTGCAGCACGCCAACACATCCGCTGCATCTTCGATCCTATCCCGTCAGTGTGGAATAATGCATTTTTGCTATGCTGTGAAATTTCCAGGTGGAGTCCGCACGGGAGGCCAACAATCAGGCGGTGCAGGAGCTCTCAGTAAAGCTACAGCAGGAGTATGAGGAGAAGCTGCAAGAGGAGCAACGGAAACACAGGGAGGAGATCGAAAACCTACAGGTCTGCATTCTTTACAGCTTATTCATGATCGAAAAACACACAACGTGCCAATAGATACCTGACTTTATGGCTCATAAGAACAGGATGGACGTGTGAGGATGGCTTACTTGACACATGGTGATGCAATGAAAATGTATTGTAATTGACAAAAAGGTAGATGGTACATTCTGTGTTGTAGTACTCAAAGTCATTCTTGGTCCCAAGGCCACTTTTTGAAATCTACCACATCTTTACTCCGTCTCAGACAAAGTGTCTGAGAAATTTGAGCATTTTTACCTATTTCTTTTCACATTTTCAAAGACAAAGCAATTAGTTATTGAGACAATCAACATAGCGATGTCATCGGTAATAAAACAAGTTAATTAGTATGCAGCCCTAAGCAAGGCTAATACCTGACAGATGACCTGCTCAGGATTGGCACTTATAAAATGAATTTGGAATGGCGTGTCACTGTTTTGTTAGAGTAAAACATATTGAACTAACTTTAGAAAGCTATGTAAACTGTTGCATTGAACTGAGTGCTTTTGCACTTACATTCTATTGAGACACTTGGGGGCAGGGAGGCGACTCCTGTGATCAAGTTGAAGGAGGACTCACATAAATATATGGAGGCAAAGGGTAAGAGCTGCTCCAAAGCTTTCTGTCCCAGCTCAGGGTCTGTCCTGCTTCACACACAAAGCTGTGAGTGTGGATGTGACTTCATCTCGAGGCCTCGGTCAGATGAGTCTTCTCCCTCAGAGAGCCAGTGCACCTctctgtgcagcagcagtgtgtgcgtgtgtgtgtcttcagctcCCATGTGTTCACAGAGGTGCATTGCGTGGCCTTAACTGTGTGAAGTTGATGCTGTCGTTCTTAACGTCACGTAACACAGGGCTCATGTTCTTTTAAGgattttttaatgaatgacAATTtacgtgagatttaaaaaaaactctgacataccccctggagtgccttcacgtacccccaggtacaagctgtgtgagcctacgggtgatgttatgaacccaaacacgagggcattaggtgttccgacgtttgtggaatgtccacaacaagtaaatagcagaactagtggttatttcttccatggtggatggtgAGTTTTTAAAATGCAGTCCAACAACtaatcccaaaatgtttgtcCGCTCACACAGGCCCAACTCGATGAGTACATCAGGCGACTGGAGGAAGCAGAAAGTAACATCAGAATTGCAGAGGCCAAGATTGCTGATAGGGACCAGAGGATTATTGAAGTGGAACGCCTACTGGACTGTATGGGAAAGGTAAGGCAATATTTGAACATGTCAAAGGTATATCTACACTTCTTGCAGATATACAAAACTGACAATGGAAACACGTTTTCACAGGAAAAGAGTGAACTCCAGAAGAAGCTGCAGGAACTTGAACAACGTCTCCGCTCGGCGGAGCTGAAAGACACAACTGATGGAACTTCAGTCAAAAGGTACACAGAGATTGCCCACCTAAACAAACACCATGTTACGAATCCTTTCTTTTTCCTGAGTTTTAAACTGTATGACACAGCCTTGGTGAAGGACCTCAGTCCAATAGAGAGCAGTGGAAAAATCTGCAGCGTGAtattaaaagacacaaaaacataaaaaacagaaTTGCTGAAGTGGCTGCATTtccagaaaaatattttttcaccAGCTTGATGGATTTACATGTGGATTTAACTGCTTCATGGTTCTGCTTAGGTACAAAGAGCTGAAATCTGAATCGGTGGACCTCCGGGAACGAATCAAACACTTGAACGACATGGTGTTCTGCCAGCAGAGAAAAGTCAAAGGAATGATCGAGGAGGTGGGCAGAGTTGTATTTATCTTGTGGCTTAATAATGGGTGTGGATGCATGCAATGTCAGCTGAAGTAGATAAAGTTTGTTTTCCATCCAGAGTGTGTCCAATGCACAAAAGGCATATAAAACTTAATCAGAACCAAAGTCAATAAAGGGTGGAGCGTTGTGCTGGTCTAGTGGTTTGGGAATCGGAAGATAAAGGGCACTGTTAGAGTCTTTACTCGTCACAGCTTGGTTTTCCAAAAGGTTCAACTTTTTATTCAGTGTCCATCATACTCAGTTATTAGTTATCAGGATTATTCTTGTATGGTTGTATGGACTGTAACGGTTTATTTGATGGGTCTCTAATTACTGAATCATTTCTAGAACATTCCTTTGttctaatatactgtatattgggTCGAATAGAGACAGTGTTCAGTTAGTACATTTTTCAATGAATTGCTAATGCAACTTGGAAAGTATTGTAGTCAGTTCACATCAGGTCAGCAACGCATACATAGGCTACAGTAATTTAATTCCATGACTATTTTCCCTATGATTAGTGCACCAAATCATATAGGTATTTTCAGAAAGATGTCAATAAAAATGATCAATGAATCATCCCAACAATGTTGCAGAGCAGAGAAAAGGTCTGATTGAAAACACTTGAACATTGTCTTCAATCTTTAATCTGTGAAGGTTGAATCACTGCGATCTCAAGTAGCTCAGAAGGACATGTTCATCTCAGAGCTTCTGGACAGAATCGCGATAGTGGAGTGTGAGGTAAGACAAATCCttctctgtgtgtttactgtgagtTTTATTTTGGTGTGGTGTGGTAATCTGTCTGGGCTGCTGATCAATCGATCCCCTGCACTTTGTTCAACATCTGTGTGGTTTCCTCGCGTCACTGCACCTCAGTCTCTTCCCCATGTTAAGTGACTGCAGATCTTTGCATGTACCTGACCTGACAGTGttgtttcctctttcttctttcccaGAATAATGAATTAGAAGACAAGCTGAAGTATTTTATGTCCACACAGAATAGACCACGGGAGGTTTTGGAAATAAGGGAGATAGGAGTAGGCTGCGATCTGCTTCCCAGGTAAGAAGAACAGTCAGTGTAACATATTCAGTAGCACCGGGTTATATTTGGTGTTTCATTTAGAGGTGGTGTCTCACTCTGATGTCTAACTGTGCATCTGCAGACATGAAGCACAAAGACATGATGTTGAACTTCCTGTTCTGTATGAACCAGCTGATCCGATACAACGCGATCCACCTGTTCaaccaccaccactcactctACCTCCATCACCCACTCTACCTCTATCATCCACTCCACCTGTATCACCCACTCCACCTTCATCCTCAACAAAACCTCTATCCCCCACTCTACCTTTACCCCCAACACAACTGCTATCACCCACGCCACCTgtatcacctcctccacctgtgtCACCCACTCCATCTGTATCACCCCCTCCACCTGTATCACCTCCTCTACCTGTGTCACCCACTCCATCTGTATCACCCCCTCCACCTGTATCTCCTACTCTATCATCCACTCTACCGTCATCCCCAACACAACTACTATTACCAACTCCACCTGTATCACCGCCTCCACCTGtatcaccacctccacctgtatCACCCCCTCCACCTGTATCACCCCCTCCACCTGTATCACCCATTCTACCTTCATCCCCAACCCAACTGCGATCACCCACTCTACCTTTATCACCCACTCTTCATTCATCCCTATTAAAATCTCAGCCCTCAATTCAACCTTCATCCCTTAGATCTTCCTCTCAACATCCATTTCAATACCTAACAGGCCCCACCCAACCCAGGGCGTTCATGTCTAATAACCCCCCACCAAGCAGGCTGGAGTCCAGTTTACTGAGATACACTCCTGTCCAGTACAGCCGTTTCCTGCAGCACATCCCCTCACTATCGACTGGGACATTGTCCTACACCCGCCCATCAGAGGCTGAGCCTCCTGTGAGTCCAGTCCAGTCAGGCAGAGATGAGGTTGACgcagaaacaaacacagacacacgacCGAGATCCGAGGAATTCTCTTCTCGGCTCTTTTATCAACCAAGAACAAGAGCCCCTCAAGTTGATACACCGTTCATGAAACTTCTGGAAACAACCAAAAAGGTAAACATAGAGTGATCTTGAAGGAATGGTTCGACATTTTGGGAAAGAAACATGCATTTGCTCAgcataaagaatgaaaaaagaaggaaagagctAGCCCGCAGGTCTTGTTCAAACCGTGCAGTCAGGAACGATGAGGTTTTGATGACATTAGTAAACGCAGCTTGCTGTTCCATAATGTCAACAAATCTGAGAACTCACTTGCTAGCTGCAACCCAACCTCGTCAGAAGTTCTTTAAAAGACAGATACAATCAAAAGGTTTCATCCAAGGAAGGATATGCTATACAATGGCAATGTTTTCGGTCAAGATGTTAAGGATAAAGACAGAGATGAAGTTCCTAATATCACAAGTCACATAGTGGAGCTGCATTACACGATACAGAGGCTCAAACTTGACGGTCCTACTTCCGAAAGCTGGTGCAGAAGGGTAACTGAAGTGCATCGCCAATTCGCCATATAACTGGGGATATGGGGGGGACTTTGGATACGTGATGCCAGTGAAGAAATAATCTGGTCCAGAAACCTTCATCAAATTGCAAATTGACGTTTTTACACGTTAACACGTGCTGATAGATTAATTTAGATACAGGTTTCCAGTGTTTATCTCCGCTAAACAATATGTAGCTGCAGTTATTTTAGCATGAAGCTAATCTCAACATCATGACTGTCCAGTTATATGTTTCTGTAGTTCAACTGCAGTTACATTTACCATTTTCAGAGGTATCGATCTTTTCCTCTAAAGTAGTCAAAGAAGCGTGATTCCTAAAATGTTGAATGAATCCTTTAAAATCATTTGtctttattcttattttcaCTGTgagttatgttttttaaaacgaCCTTTTATCACATGCATATTAGTTATTTCACTATCACATATTTTTCAGTCTGGTTGATGATGTAAAATGTCTTATGTAGGTTGTTTTAGCCTATGTTTTAACATAGCActattaatgaaaataaaaattttgCTTGCTGTAGGGTGTAAATAATCTAATGCGCtgtttaaatattttgtaaGTAATGTACTGAAagattatatttgttttgtttatactGAATGAAACCTACTTATGTTGCTCAAAGAGCTATGAGCATTCAGTCTTGGGTTGATACAGGTATTATGTCTTTATTCATATCATTTTCTATTGGCACTGTAcacattttattaatattatttggaTTTTGTCACATTatgtacaacatatttattaacatGCTTTGTGCCTTTATGAACGGCCTACTCTCTGATAGTGGGGGTGGGATGAATCTCTTTGAATTGGCAACAGGGTTATACAGTAATATAATGTTACGTAAATGTATGTGCTGATGAAAGACTGTTTCAATCACTTTAAAGATATTGACCTTATTAAGGTGACTGCCAATCCTGAGCCACAGGCACAAGTATTATCCAGCTGTTATCTGTACTGCCACAACTGTGTTTGAAAAAGCTTTATGATCAGCCTTTTCTGTAACGATACATATCATACTGCGAGTAATGATGAGAGGCCAGCGTATGTTTGGATAATAAAGACTTACTGTATAAGTACCGTGGCATCCTGTTTGTGTCAGCACTTTAATACTGTGCAActtcatacattttttaaagcccGGAGCCTATAGCATATACATCTCACGACTTCATTGTTCTTTAATGGGAATCACTATGTCTGAATTTAACAAAGCTCATTAGAAACACAAAACAGGCTGTAATGGTATGCGTATTCCATCTATTTCTAATGAGTCAATTTCACATTTATTGGCATGCATAAACTCAAGATAAACTTTATGTAAATATGCAAAACCCCAGTGACTACATTCTAAGAACTGTCTGTTCTAGTTTGTTTAACTGTAAATTATATTCATAGGCTTTGCAAtgcaatattatataatacGTATATAAACACTAATCAACGGACAAATTCAGAATGTGTTCATATCACTGATGTTGCAAAAAACATTTGTAGATTGACAAAAAAATCTAAAGCTTTGTGTCGTACAATGACACAATGGGGTAAAATATATAGTGTGCGGTAGATAATATTATCAGTAA
Coding sequences within it:
- the polr2m gene encoding protein GRINL1A isoform X1; this encodes MLRYGSGRSVSTTTTEDSLDSLTERRTRCLRLTLYAEDNGQTETKTDTAGKEKDGAWKKKTKKNGLIERERPAGRESPQQHLRDMTNGAPESTQENHGPKVYGVVQRTGSDRQQEVMAREWTVNHLQDEMKYIREVRDSLEKVRERMYGQFGGMQQSMQKLSQDIKNANSQQRSLESEVRIRTTAMESFDQMNSSLLSANIGLQLPLQKSLLENCQKRVDTRDEVKSLRSTCEKTQEQLRDKEKELEATQIENQTLRLQVESAREANNQAVQELSVKLQQEYEEKLQEEQRKHREEIENLQAQLDEYIRRLEEAESNIRIAEAKIADRDQRIIEVERLLDCMGKEKSELQKKLQELEQRLRSAELKDTTDGTSVKRYKELKSESVDLRERIKHLNDMVFCQQRKVKGMIEEVESLRSQVAQKDMFISELLDRIAIVECENNELEDKLKYFMSTQNRPREVLEIREIGVGCDLLPRHEAQRHDVELPVLYEPADPIQRDPPVQPPPLTLPPSPTLPLSSTPPVSPTPPSSSTKPLSPTLPLPPTQLLSPTPPVSPPPPVSPTPSVSPPPPVSPPLPVSPTPSVSPPPPVSPTLSSTLPSSPTQLLLPTPPVSPPPPVSPPPPVSPPPPVSPPPPVSPILPSSPTQLRSPTLPLSPTLHSSLLKSQPSIQPSSLRSSSQHPFQYLTGPTQPRAFMSNNPPPSRLESSLLRYTPVQYSRFLQHIPSLSTGTLSYTRPSEAEPPVSPVQSGRDEVDAETNTDTRPRSEEFSSRLFYQPRTRAPQVDTPFMKLLETTKKVNIE
- the polr2m gene encoding protein GRINL1A isoform X3, which encodes MLRYGSGRSVSTTTTEDSLDSLTERRTRCLRLTLYAEDNGQTETKTDTAGKEKDGAWKKKTKKNGLIERERPAGRESPQQHLRDMTNGAPESTQENHGPKVYGVVQRTGSDRQQEVMAREWTVNHLQDEMKYIREVRDSLEKVRERMYGQFGGMQQSMQKLSQDIKNANSQQRSLESEVRIRTTAMESFDQMNSSLLSANIGLQLPLQKSLLENCQKRVDTRDEVKSLRSTCEKTQEQLRDKEKELEATQIENQTLRLQVESAREANNQAVQELSVKLQQEYEEKLQEEQRKHREEIENLQAQLDEYIRRLEEAESNIRIAEAKIADRDQRIIEVERLLDCMGKEKSELQKKLQELEQRLRSAELKDTTDGTSVKRYKELKSESVDLRERIKHLNDMVFCQQRKVKGMIEEVESLRSQVAQKDMFISELLDRIAIVECENRPREVLEIREIGVGCDLLPRHEAQRHDVELPVLYEPADPIQRDPPVQPPPLTLPPSPTLPLSSTPPVSPTPPSSSTKPLSPTLPLPPTQLLSPTPPVSPPPPVSPTPSVSPPPPVSPPLPVSPTPSVSPPPPVSPTLSSTLPSSPTQLLLPTPPVSPPPPVSPPPPVSPPPPVSPPPPVSPILPSSPTQLRSPTLPLSPTLHSSLLKSQPSIQPSSLRSSSQHPFQYLTGPTQPRAFMSNNPPPSRLESSLLRYTPVQYSRFLQHIPSLSTGTLSYTRPSEAEPPVSPVQSGRDEVDAETNTDTRPRSEEFSSRLFYQPRTRAPQVDTPFMKLLETTKKVNIE
- the polr2m gene encoding protein GRINL1A isoform X2, which produces MLRYGSGRSVSTTTTEDSLDSLTERRTRCLRLTLYAEDNGQTETKTDTAGKEKDGAWKKKTKKNGLIERERPAGRESPQQHLRDMTNGAPESTQENHGPKVYGVVQRTGSDRQQEVMAREWTVNHLQDEMKYIREVRDSLEKVRERMYGQFGGMQQSMQKLSQDIKNANSQQRSLESEVRIRTTAMESFDQMNSSLLSANIGLQKSLLENCQKRVDTRDEVKSLRSTCEKTQEQLRDKEKELEATQIENQTLRLQVESAREANNQAVQELSVKLQQEYEEKLQEEQRKHREEIENLQAQLDEYIRRLEEAESNIRIAEAKIADRDQRIIEVERLLDCMGKEKSELQKKLQELEQRLRSAELKDTTDGTSVKRYKELKSESVDLRERIKHLNDMVFCQQRKVKGMIEEVESLRSQVAQKDMFISELLDRIAIVECENNELEDKLKYFMSTQNRPREVLEIREIGVGCDLLPRHEAQRHDVELPVLYEPADPIQRDPPVQPPPLTLPPSPTLPLSSTPPVSPTPPSSSTKPLSPTLPLPPTQLLSPTPPVSPPPPVSPTPSVSPPPPVSPPLPVSPTPSVSPPPPVSPTLSSTLPSSPTQLLLPTPPVSPPPPVSPPPPVSPPPPVSPPPPVSPILPSSPTQLRSPTLPLSPTLHSSLLKSQPSIQPSSLRSSSQHPFQYLTGPTQPRAFMSNNPPPSRLESSLLRYTPVQYSRFLQHIPSLSTGTLSYTRPSEAEPPVSPVQSGRDEVDAETNTDTRPRSEEFSSRLFYQPRTRAPQVDTPFMKLLETTKKVNIE
- the polr2m gene encoding protein GRINL1A isoform X4 gives rise to the protein MLRYGSGRSVSTTTTEDSLDSLTERRTRCLRLTLYAEDNGQTETKTDTAGKEKDGAWKKKTKKNGLIERERPAGRESPQQHLRDMTNGAPESTQENHGPKVYGVVQRTGSDRQQEVMAREWTVNHLQDEMKYIREVRDSLEKVRERMYGQFGGMQQSMQKLSQDIKNANSQQRSLESEVRIRTTAMESFDQMNSSLLSANIGLQKSLLENCQKRVDTRDEVKSLRSTCEKTQEQLRDKEKELEATQIENQTLRLQVESAREANNQAVQELSVKLQQEYEEKLQEEQRKHREEIENLQAQLDEYIRRLEEAESNIRIAEAKIADRDQRIIEVERLLDCMGKEKSELQKKLQELEQRLRSAELKDTTDGTSVKRYKELKSESVDLRERIKHLNDMVFCQQRKVKGMIEEVESLRSQVAQKDMFISELLDRIAIVECENNELEDKLKYFMSTQNRPREVLEIREIGVGCDLLPRLPLRRISPSGSSSPIQSSEGSLPLSAHKKKERDRKHLDDITSARLPPLHYSPVKLLSLDESAVLLQEQTRRQQELQTKQAAQKLSEALKISMGSYTPDSGPMAAYREVRDEEAELSECSEED